In Bacillus sp. NP247, one DNA window encodes the following:
- a CDS encoding peptidoglycan-N-acetylglucosamine deacetylase, with the protein MYYFYSSEMFAPYQWGLERDVSYAYMPYNSFYYGDYISSLPYAYIPHNYEVQMKVDERGSWTPFSWVEKYAYAFSGPYNKAEVALTFDDGPDLVFTPKILDKLKQHNVKATFFLLGENAEKFPNVVKRIANEGHVIGNHTYSHPNLAKVTDAEYRNQIVKTEEILNHLAGYAPKFIRPPYGEILENQLKWATEQNFMIVQWSVDTVDWKGVSADTITNNVLGNSFPGSVILQHSTPGGHLQGSVDALDKIIPQLKTKGARFVTLPSMFQTSKERN; encoded by the coding sequence ATGTATTATTTTTATTCGTCAGAAATGTTTGCTCCATATCAATGGGGACTAGAACGAGATGTTTCGTATGCCTACATGCCATATAACTCATTTTATTATGGAGACTATATAAGCTCATTGCCATACGCATATATCCCTCACAACTATGAAGTACAAATGAAAGTTGATGAGCGTGGATCGTGGACACCATTTTCGTGGGTCGAAAAATATGCGTACGCATTTTCAGGACCATACAATAAAGCAGAAGTAGCTCTTACATTTGATGATGGACCAGATTTAGTATTTACTCCAAAAATTTTAGATAAGTTAAAACAACATAATGTGAAAGCTACATTCTTCTTGCTTGGTGAAAATGCAGAAAAGTTTCCGAATGTAGTAAAGCGTATTGCGAATGAAGGGCATGTAATTGGCAATCATACGTATAGCCATCCGAATTTAGCGAAAGTAACTGATGCTGAGTACCGTAATCAAATTGTAAAAACAGAAGAAATATTAAATCATTTAGCTGGTTATGCACCGAAATTTATTCGTCCACCGTACGGTGAAATACTTGAAAATCAATTGAAGTGGGCAACAGAGCAAAATTTTATGATTGTACAGTGGAGTGTTGATACAGTTGATTGGAAAGGCGTAAGCGCTGATACGATTACAAATAATGTGTTAGGGAACTCATTTCCTGGCAGTGTCATCCTTCAGCATTCAACACCAGGTGGGCATTTACAAGGATCTGTAGATGCACTAGACAAAATAATTCCGCAGTTAAAAACGAAAGGGGCACGTTTTGTAACACTTCCAAGCATGTTTCAGACATCGAAAGAAAGAAATTGA
- the hitS gene encoding envelope stress sensor histidine kinase HitS produces MRKRKRMSNLKMLKVIGAVLALFSFLTIIWSIAFYVSSSIINALEINISPFVTFLISDMVGFVFIVLIWVLIGVLMRPKREAMIWTIIEPIQKIAKGDFSVKIRNEEKYDGEIGVLVKSINDMTDELNAMEKMRQEFVSNVSHEIQSPLTSIKGFARALQDNNLAEEKRKHYLTIIETETTRLSKLSQNLLKLTLLESEEYTPERVPYRLDQQLKQIVLNIEPLWAEKEIELDLDLEKVHITADQESMSQVWINLIHNSIKFTPNGGTITIQLKEHAEFQEVSIHDTGIGISEEQKQHVFERFYKADSSRNRAYGGSGLGLAIVKKVLDLHQGEIKAESEEGNGTKFIVRIPNHEEK; encoded by the coding sequence ATGAGAAAAAGAAAACGAATGAGTAACTTGAAGATGTTGAAAGTAATTGGAGCGGTATTAGCGCTCTTTTCTTTTTTAACAATAATTTGGTCTATAGCATTTTATGTATCATCAAGTATTATAAATGCTCTTGAAATAAACATATCACCTTTTGTTACGTTTCTAATTAGTGACATGGTCGGCTTTGTATTTATTGTTCTTATTTGGGTATTGATCGGAGTATTAATGAGACCAAAGCGAGAGGCAATGATTTGGACGATTATTGAACCGATACAAAAAATTGCAAAAGGAGACTTCTCCGTAAAAATACGAAATGAAGAAAAGTATGATGGAGAAATCGGTGTGCTCGTAAAAAGTATAAATGATATGACAGATGAACTGAATGCGATGGAGAAAATGCGCCAAGAATTTGTATCGAATGTATCGCATGAAATACAGTCGCCATTAACTTCTATAAAAGGGTTCGCTAGAGCACTACAAGATAATAATCTTGCTGAGGAAAAAAGAAAGCATTACCTTACGATTATTGAAACTGAAACAACGAGATTATCTAAATTGAGTCAAAATTTACTGAAGTTAACCCTTTTAGAGTCTGAAGAGTATACACCAGAAAGGGTGCCTTATCGATTAGATCAACAATTAAAGCAAATTGTATTAAATATTGAACCGCTTTGGGCTGAAAAAGAAATTGAGTTAGATCTGGATTTAGAGAAAGTGCATATTACTGCCGACCAAGAAAGTATGAGTCAAGTATGGATCAATTTAATTCATAACAGTATTAAATTCACGCCAAATGGTGGTACGATTACAATTCAGTTAAAAGAACATGCGGAGTTCCAGGAAGTAAGTATTCATGATACGGGAATTGGTATATCAGAAGAACAGAAGCAACATGTTTTTGAGCGTTTTTATAAAGCGGATTCTTCACGAAATCGTGCTTATGGAGGAAGTGGCTTAGGTTTAGCGATTGTAAAAAAAGTACTCGACCTTCATCAAGGAGAAATAAAGGCCGAAAGTGAGGAAGGGAATGGTACAAAATTTATTGTGCGTATTCCGAATCATGAAGAAAAATAG
- a CDS encoding pyridoxamine 5'-phosphate oxidase family protein, with amino-acid sequence MGIENREIKSIISTEEELRQILGQPSERALKKVISSLDHHCIDFLSKSPFLVVATANKLGECDASPRGDAPGFVYVLNKNKIIIPERPGNRRIDSILNIISNPHVGLIFFIPGLGETLRINGKAYITNDKEILKEMQANGRNPLLGIVVEIEECYIHCAKAFIRSKMWDPESWLNTKELPSAAKMLLEHAKVNATEEDAARSLEESYKKRLY; translated from the coding sequence GTGGGGATAGAAAATAGGGAAATAAAATCGATTATTTCAACAGAGGAAGAATTAAGACAAATATTGGGGCAACCAAGTGAGCGAGCTTTGAAAAAAGTTATTTCATCACTAGACCACCATTGCATAGATTTTCTGTCTAAATCTCCTTTTTTAGTAGTAGCTACTGCAAATAAATTAGGAGAGTGTGATGCTTCGCCAAGAGGGGATGCACCTGGATTTGTATATGTATTGAATAAAAATAAAATTATCATTCCGGAAAGGCCGGGCAATCGTCGTATAGACTCAATTTTAAATATTATTTCAAATCCGCACGTAGGGTTAATCTTTTTTATTCCTGGTCTTGGGGAAACACTCCGAATAAACGGTAAAGCATATATTACAAACGATAAAGAAATTTTGAAAGAGATGCAGGCGAATGGACGCAATCCGTTACTTGGAATTGTTGTTGAAATAGAAGAATGCTACATTCATTGTGCAAAAGCTTTTATTCGTTCTAAGATGTGGGATCCAGAGTCATGGTTAAATACAAAAGAGTTACCTTCTGCTGCAAAAATGTTACTGGAGCATGCGAAAGTGAATGCTACAGAAGAAGATGCTGCACGTTCTTTAGAAGAAAGTTATAAGAAAAGATTATATTAA
- the hitR gene encoding envelope stress response regulator transcription factor HitR, with product MIPKILMVDDDPHIRELVSVFLEREGFQTYEAIDGLDALQKIDEVKVDMVILDIMMPNMDGFDVCFELRKYYDIPILMLTAKGETSQKVKGFHLGTDDYLVKPFDPIELVVRVKALLKRYQITVSQSIQVGNVLLNRKTFEVTLGEQTVTLPLKEFELLFTLGSKAGRTCSREQLIEDVWGYDFEGNERTLDVHINRLREKFQEEKSKFSIKTIRGLGYRLEVSK from the coding sequence TTGATACCTAAAATTTTAATGGTAGATGATGATCCGCACATTAGAGAACTTGTTTCTGTATTTTTAGAGCGAGAAGGTTTTCAAACATATGAGGCAATTGATGGACTAGATGCTCTTCAGAAAATAGACGAAGTGAAAGTCGATATGGTTATTCTTGATATTATGATGCCAAATATGGATGGGTTTGATGTATGTTTTGAATTAAGAAAATACTATGATATCCCGATTCTAATGCTAACTGCCAAAGGGGAAACGTCGCAAAAAGTAAAAGGATTTCACCTTGGAACAGATGATTATCTTGTAAAACCATTCGACCCTATAGAACTAGTGGTGAGAGTAAAGGCATTATTGAAACGTTACCAAATTACAGTATCGCAATCGATTCAAGTTGGAAATGTACTGTTAAATCGTAAAACGTTTGAAGTGACACTGGGAGAACAAACGGTTACGTTACCGCTAAAAGAATTCGAGTTACTCTTTACATTAGGATCTAAGGCGGGAAGGACTTGTTCGAGAGAGCAATTAATTGAAGATGTATGGGGATATGATTTTGAAGGAAATGAACGTACATTAGACGTTCATATTAATCGGTTACGTGAGAAGTTCCAAGAAGAGAAGTCGAAATTTAGTATTAAAACGATTAGAGGATTAGGGTATCGCTTAGAGGTAAGTAAATGA
- a CDS encoding NUDIX domain-containing protein gives MTEWLTIFDSEKNTLGKKLRDEVHRDGDWHETFHCWFVEKDDEDMFLYFQLRSKNKKEAPGIWDITSAGHIMHDEDVKIGGLREVEEELGLSFQTTDLAYKGIYKIDYEISSLTDREFCHMYFHNVMQPLLFAPGEEVDDVMKVHATSFLQLLKKDISSITTTSVLNSNPITITFEDIYSYDLEYYEFVVEQGKELLKNNSL, from the coding sequence ATGACAGAGTGGTTAACGATATTTGATTCTGAAAAAAATACACTTGGAAAGAAATTACGTGATGAAGTGCATCGTGACGGTGATTGGCACGAAACCTTTCATTGCTGGTTTGTAGAAAAAGATGATGAAGATATGTTCTTATATTTCCAATTACGCTCTAAAAATAAAAAAGAGGCTCCGGGTATATGGGATATTACTTCAGCTGGACATATTATGCATGATGAAGATGTAAAAATTGGCGGCCTTCGTGAAGTTGAGGAAGAATTGGGGCTTTCCTTTCAAACTACTGATTTAGCATACAAAGGAATCTATAAAATAGATTATGAAATTTCAAGCCTTACTGATCGTGAGTTTTGTCATATGTATTTTCACAACGTAATGCAACCACTTCTATTTGCACCAGGTGAAGAAGTAGACGATGTGATGAAAGTACATGCAACTTCTTTTCTACAACTACTAAAAAAAGATATTTCATCTATAACGACTACTTCTGTTTTAAACAGTAATCCGATAACGATAACATTTGAAGATATTTATTCATATGATCTTGAATATTATGAATTTGTTGTAGAACAAGGAAAAGAATTGCTAAAAAATAATAGTTTATAA
- the entFM gene encoding enterotoxin EntFM, whose amino-acid sequence MKKVIAGLAAASVAGVAVPGMDSAHAQVSNDALKEINGQTQTQTQTTVTETKTVETTSELKYTVTADVLNVRSGAGTGHDVISKVKEGQVLQVIGQENGWFKVNVNGQTGYVSGDFVTKGGNKGTTVQQGTGTYTVNVSSLNVRTGPSASHTVLGSVNKGKTVQVVGEVQDWFKINFNGGTGYVSKDFVTKGGSAVSNETQQPTTNNNNTTTVQTGGSYVVNTGALKVRTGPATYNAVIGGVTNGTVLNVTGAENGWYKINHNGRTGYVSADFVKFVKGGVNNVVTGGNQGTNQVQKPTAPTGGDTSSIAGFARSLNGSKYVFGGQTTAGFDCSGFIHYVLNQTGHSGARQTVAGYWSSKTKTSNPQPGDLVYFSDTYKPGLSHMGVYLGNGQFISAENESVGVRISSINNSYWAKHLTGYTKAY is encoded by the coding sequence ATGAAAAAAGTAATCGCAGGTTTAGCAGCAGCGTCTGTAGCAGGCGTAGCAGTTCCAGGAATGGATTCTGCTCATGCACAAGTTTCAAATGATGCGCTAAAAGAAATTAATGGACAAACTCAAACACAAACTCAAACGACTGTAACTGAAACAAAAACTGTAGAAACAACTTCTGAATTAAAATACACGGTAACAGCTGATGTATTAAATGTACGTTCAGGTGCTGGTACAGGACATGACGTTATTTCTAAAGTAAAAGAAGGTCAAGTACTACAAGTAATTGGACAAGAAAATGGTTGGTTCAAAGTTAATGTAAATGGCCAAACAGGTTATGTAAGTGGGGACTTCGTAACAAAAGGTGGCAATAAAGGAACTACTGTTCAACAAGGAACAGGTACTTATACAGTAAACGTTTCTTCACTTAACGTACGTACAGGCCCAAGTGCATCTCATACTGTTTTAGGTTCTGTAAATAAAGGTAAAACAGTTCAAGTTGTAGGTGAAGTTCAAGATTGGTTTAAAATTAACTTCAATGGTGGAACTGGATACGTAAGTAAAGACTTCGTAACAAAAGGTGGTTCAGCTGTTTCTAACGAAACACAACAACCAACTACAAACAACAACAATACTACTACAGTTCAAACTGGTGGTTCATATGTTGTTAACACGGGTGCTTTAAAAGTACGTACAGGCCCAGCTACATATAATGCTGTAATTGGTGGGGTAACGAACGGTACAGTATTAAACGTTACTGGCGCTGAAAACGGTTGGTACAAAATTAACCATAACGGCCGTACAGGTTACGTAAGTGCAGACTTTGTTAAGTTTGTAAAAGGCGGAGTGAACAATGTAGTTACTGGTGGTAACCAAGGTACGAACCAAGTACAAAAACCAACAGCGCCAACAGGTGGAGATACATCTTCAATCGCTGGATTCGCTAGATCTTTAAATGGTTCAAAATATGTATTTGGTGGTCAAACTACTGCTGGTTTCGACTGCAGTGGATTCATTCACTACGTATTAAATCAAACTGGTCATTCAGGCGCTCGTCAAACAGTTGCTGGATACTGGAGCTCTAAAACAAAAACTAGCAATCCACAACCAGGTGATTTAGTATACTTCTCTGACACTTATAAACCAGGTCTTTCTCACATGGGTGTTTACTTAGGAAACGGTCAGTTCATTAGTGCAGAAAATGAAAGTGTTGGTGTAAGAATTAGTTCAATTAATAACTCTTACTGGGCTAAACACCTAACAGGTTACACAAAAGCATACTAA
- a CDS encoding 3-ketoacyl-ACP reductase, translating into MAELLQGKNALITGAGRGIGRAVAIALAKEGVNVGLLARSEENLKAVAKEVEAEGVKAVIATADVSSYEEVTTAIETLKTGLGSIDILINNAGISKFGKFLELDVADWEKIIQVNLMGVYYATRAALPSMIEQQSGDIINISSTAGQKGAPVTSAYSASKFGVLGLTESLAMEVRKHNIRVTALTPSTVATDMAVDLGLTDGNPDKVMQAEDIAEFIVAQLKLNKRTFIKSAGLWSTNP; encoded by the coding sequence TTGGCAGAATTATTACAAGGTAAAAATGCTTTAATTACAGGAGCAGGTAGAGGTATTGGTCGTGCTGTAGCGATCGCATTAGCGAAAGAAGGCGTAAATGTAGGTCTTTTAGCTCGTTCAGAAGAAAACTTAAAAGCTGTAGCGAAAGAAGTGGAAGCAGAAGGCGTAAAAGCTGTTATTGCGACTGCTGATGTATCTTCGTATGAAGAGGTAACTACTGCAATTGAAACGTTAAAAACTGGTTTAGGATCTATCGATATTTTAATTAATAACGCTGGTATTTCTAAGTTCGGTAAGTTTTTAGAATTAGACGTTGCTGATTGGGAAAAAATCATTCAAGTAAACTTAATGGGTGTATACTATGCAACTCGTGCCGCTTTACCAAGCATGATTGAACAACAATCTGGTGATATCATTAATATTTCATCTACAGCAGGACAAAAAGGTGCACCTGTAACAAGTGCATATAGTGCTTCTAAATTTGGTGTTCTTGGTTTAACAGAATCGTTAGCAATGGAAGTTCGTAAACATAACATTCGTGTAACGGCTTTAACTCCAAGTACAGTAGCGACTGATATGGCTGTAGATTTAGGATTAACTGATGGAAATCCGGATAAAGTTATGCAAGCAGAAGATATTGCAGAGTTTATCGTAGCGCAGCTGAAGTTAAATAAACGTACATTTATTAAATCTGCTGGACTTTGGTCTACTAATCCGTAA
- a CDS encoding aminoglycoside 6-adenylyltransferase, whose amino-acid sequence MRTEKEMLDLIINTAKEDERIRAVIMNGSRVNPNVKKDCFQDYDIMYVVKDIQSFTSNHNWIHRFGEIMIVQMPEEMSLLPADEDGKFPYLMQFMDGNRIDLMLVPVDLINKFIGQDSLSKLLLDKDNCIGEFAPANDNDYMIKKPTEKEFLDCCNEFWWCSTNVGKGLWREELSYVKGMLEGPVRDMLVVMLEWHIGMKTNFTVNTGKFGKHFEQYFEKDMWEQFRKTFSNAEYENIWQSFFVMGDLFREVANEIANAYGYQYPQGDDDSVTSYLKHVKVLSKDSTSIY is encoded by the coding sequence ATGAGAACTGAAAAAGAAATGCTAGACTTAATTATAAATACAGCAAAAGAGGATGAAAGAATTCGAGCAGTCATCATGAATGGATCACGTGTAAATCCAAATGTGAAAAAAGACTGTTTTCAAGATTATGATATTATGTATGTTGTAAAAGATATACAATCTTTTACGTCTAATCATAATTGGATTCATAGATTTGGAGAAATAATGATTGTCCAAATGCCGGAAGAAATGTCGTTACTTCCAGCTGATGAAGACGGGAAATTTCCGTATTTAATGCAGTTCATGGATGGAAACCGGATTGATTTAATGCTAGTTCCAGTGGATTTAATAAATAAATTTATTGGGCAGGATAGTTTAAGTAAATTACTACTGGATAAAGACAATTGTATTGGCGAGTTTGCACCAGCAAATGATAATGATTACATGATAAAAAAGCCGACAGAAAAAGAGTTTTTGGATTGCTGTAATGAATTTTGGTGGTGCAGTACAAATGTAGGGAAAGGGTTATGGAGAGAGGAACTTTCATATGTGAAAGGGATGCTTGAAGGCCCTGTACGAGATATGTTGGTTGTAATGCTAGAGTGGCATATTGGTATGAAAACAAATTTTACAGTGAATACCGGAAAGTTTGGTAAGCATTTCGAGCAATATTTTGAAAAAGATATGTGGGAGCAATTTAGAAAGACATTTTCAAATGCAGAATATGAAAATATATGGCAGTCATTCTTTGTAATGGGAGATCTATTTAGAGAAGTTGCGAACGAAATTGCTAACGCTTATGGATATCAATACCCGCAAGGTGATGATGACAGTGTGACAAGTTATTTAAAACATGTGAAAGTTTTGTCGAAAGATAGTACATCGATTTATTAA
- a CDS encoding SdpI family protein, which produces MDALVNIGMSILIGVIFILAALILQKNPPTDINAAYGYRTKRSMKNKELWDAGNRYSAEVMKQNGFIMMLIGSVISILFRYPHTMIAVMIVMLLLIIRLFIKVEKRLKLLEQ; this is translated from the coding sequence ATTGATGCACTAGTAAACATAGGAATGAGCATATTGATTGGTGTTATATTTATACTTGCTGCACTTATACTTCAAAAAAATCCACCGACAGATATTAACGCGGCATATGGTTATCGTACGAAGCGATCTATGAAAAATAAGGAACTATGGGATGCGGGTAATAGGTATAGTGCAGAAGTGATGAAACAAAATGGTTTCATCATGATGTTAATCGGAAGTGTTATTAGTATACTGTTTAGATATCCGCATACAATGATAGCGGTTATGATTGTTATGCTGTTGTTAATTATTCGCTTATTTATAAAAGTAGAGAAAAGGTTGAAGCTCCTTGAACAATGA
- a CDS encoding alpha/beta fold hydrolase: MQTNKHSEKETIIFIHGLVGNRRAFKKEHKRFSASYNIITYDLLGHGDDKGEAIDFSIQRLVDQLLNLYEKEGIKKAHICALSYGCYISTTFAQMHPEKVLSICHIGGHYNNPSHLYNVFQKFWEKRGDEYSSWLSQYASTIFPSGILRANPFAVISRNIYYRFGLQLHSSIIAESLRHRLEFDLKSKLKALPHPILWVMGEHDHLYKSCLFDLKSILPNVLYKEIPLAGHAANLFRPNYFHDLYAKFLHGKLT, translated from the coding sequence TTGCAAACAAATAAACATTCCGAAAAGGAAACAATCATTTTTATTCATGGATTAGTTGGAAATCGCCGCGCCTTCAAAAAAGAGCATAAACGATTTTCTGCATCCTACAACATTATAACTTATGACTTATTAGGTCACGGCGACGATAAAGGAGAAGCTATCGACTTTTCAATACAGCGCCTGGTAGATCAATTATTGAACTTGTATGAAAAAGAGGGAATTAAAAAGGCTCATATTTGTGCTCTAAGCTATGGCTGTTATATCTCTACGACATTTGCACAAATGCATCCTGAAAAAGTATTGAGCATTTGTCATATTGGTGGACATTATAATAACCCTTCCCATTTATATAATGTTTTTCAAAAATTTTGGGAAAAACGTGGTGATGAATATTCATCTTGGCTTTCTCAGTATGCTAGTACTATTTTTCCAAGTGGAATACTAAGGGCAAATCCGTTCGCTGTTATTTCACGAAATATCTATTACCGTTTCGGATTACAATTACACTCGTCCATTATTGCTGAGTCATTACGACACCGCTTAGAATTCGACTTGAAATCTAAATTAAAAGCACTTCCCCATCCTATATTATGGGTGATGGGCGAACATGATCATCTCTATAAATCTTGTCTCTTTGATTTAAAGTCCATTCTTCCGAACGTTTTATATAAAGAAATTCCATTAGCAGGTCATGCAGCAAACTTATTCCGTCCAAACTATTTTCATGATTTATATGCTAAGTTTTTGCATGGGAAATTGACATAA
- a CDS encoding O-methyltransferase gives MSTIEKWTAVDQYISDVLIPKDSILEEVLQANASANLPAYDVSPTQGKFLQLLVQIQGARNILEIGTLGGYSTIWLARALPSGGRIVTLEASEKHAEIARSNIEHANLNDRIEIRVGLALDSLKQIENEKYEPFDFIFIDADKQNNPAYFEWALKLSRPGTVIIGDNVVREGEVIDNTSNDPRVQGIRRFYELIAAEPRVSATALQTVGSKGYDRFVMAVVKE, from the coding sequence ATGAGTACGATTGAGAAATGGACGGCTGTTGATCAATATATAAGTGATGTATTAATACCGAAAGATTCTATATTAGAAGAAGTTCTTCAAGCAAATGCTTCAGCTAATTTGCCGGCGTATGATGTATCGCCAACTCAAGGGAAGTTTTTACAACTATTAGTACAAATTCAAGGAGCTCGTAACATTTTAGAGATTGGTACTTTAGGTGGATATAGCACGATATGGCTTGCAAGAGCATTGCCATCTGGAGGACGAATTGTTACATTAGAAGCAAGTGAAAAGCATGCTGAAATTGCACGTAGCAATATTGAGCATGCCAATTTGAATGATAGAATTGAAATACGAGTAGGATTAGCGTTAGATTCTTTAAAACAAATAGAAAATGAGAAGTATGAACCATTTGATTTTATTTTCATAGATGCTGATAAACAAAATAACCCTGCTTATTTTGAATGGGCACTGAAACTATCACGCCCTGGTACTGTAATTATTGGGGATAACGTAGTACGTGAAGGAGAAGTTATTGACAATACTAGTAATGACCCTCGTGTACAAGGCATACGCCGTTTCTATGAGCTAATAGCTGCGGAGCCTCGTGTAAGTGCTACAGCGCTTCAAACTGTCGGAAGTAAAGGGTATGATAGATTTGTAATGGCAGTCGTAAAAGAGTGA
- a CDS encoding ABC transporter ATP-binding protein: MEVRDTEKKKGNWRQFLRLIQDTNPPKGILIFALLMSLLSTGASLFIPMLTKGLVDNFSLSSISTGQIVGLIAFFIIQTIAAGLSIYLLNYIGQKIVAGLRERLWKKVLILPVSYYDQNRTGDTISRMTNDTGVVKTLISEHLSNLLTGGISIVGSLIVLFVLDWKMTALLLTVIPLSVLILVPLGRKMYKISKALQDETASFTSVLTQVLSEIRLVKSSNTEKREYETGNTGIQKLLQFGLKEGKVQALISPVMSFVLMALLVIIVGYGGMRVSSGALTTGELVAFILYLVQIIMPMSQLSMFFTQFQKAIGATERINTILEYEVEDHETGMNVTNAKQSIVIENVHFEYNEEEKVLKNIDFTIESGKVTAIVGPSGSGKTTLFSLLERFYEPTSGFIKLGKEPITAYSLQSWRRQIGYVSQDSPLIDGTIRNNICYGVEGEVTDAEIEKVAAMAYVDAFIHDLPNGYATEVGERGVKLSGGQRQRIAIARALLRNPQILMLDEATSSLDSKSESVVQKALNNLMKGRTTLVIAHRLSTVVDADKIIFIEKGNLTGSGTHDELLRTHDMYREFAMQQLKIKEGAL; encoded by the coding sequence ATGGAAGTTAGGGATACAGAAAAGAAAAAAGGGAATTGGAGGCAGTTTTTACGTCTTATTCAAGATACAAATCCACCGAAAGGCATTCTTATTTTTGCATTACTAATGAGCTTACTTTCTACTGGAGCGAGTTTGTTTATTCCAATGCTGACAAAAGGTTTAGTTGATAATTTTTCACTTTCTTCAATTAGTACGGGACAAATTGTTGGATTAATTGCATTCTTTATTATTCAAACAATTGCTGCGGGATTGTCTATTTATTTATTGAATTATATTGGACAAAAAATTGTGGCTGGACTTAGGGAACGATTGTGGAAAAAGGTACTTATTTTACCAGTGTCTTATTATGATCAAAACAGAACGGGAGATACAATTAGTCGTATGACAAATGATACAGGTGTTGTGAAAACATTAATTTCTGAGCATTTGTCAAATTTATTAACAGGTGGTATTTCGATTGTTGGATCATTAATTGTATTATTTGTTTTAGACTGGAAAATGACAGCTTTACTCTTAACGGTTATTCCATTATCTGTACTAATTTTAGTTCCACTTGGACGGAAAATGTATAAGATTTCAAAAGCACTTCAAGATGAAACAGCTTCGTTTACAAGTGTGTTAACACAGGTGTTATCAGAAATTCGTTTAGTAAAATCTTCAAATACAGAAAAAAGAGAATATGAAACAGGTAATACAGGGATACAAAAGTTATTGCAATTTGGTTTAAAAGAAGGAAAAGTGCAAGCGTTAATTTCACCAGTTATGTCCTTTGTTTTAATGGCATTACTTGTTATTATCGTAGGGTATGGTGGAATGCGAGTTTCTAGCGGTGCATTAACAACAGGTGAACTTGTAGCATTTATTTTGTATTTAGTTCAAATTATTATGCCAATGAGTCAGTTATCTATGTTCTTTACTCAGTTCCAAAAAGCAATTGGTGCAACCGAAAGAATTAATACGATTTTAGAATATGAAGTAGAAGATCATGAGACAGGTATGAATGTTACAAATGCGAAGCAGTCGATCGTTATTGAAAATGTACATTTTGAGTATAACGAAGAAGAGAAAGTGTTGAAAAATATCGACTTCACGATTGAATCTGGAAAAGTAACAGCGATTGTAGGCCCAAGTGGTAGCGGAAAAACAACTTTATTCTCGCTGTTAGAACGTTTTTATGAGCCAACTAGTGGTTTCATAAAATTAGGGAAAGAACCAATTACAGCATATTCATTACAGTCATGGCGACGTCAAATTGGTTACGTTTCACAAGATAGTCCGTTAATTGATGGAACGATTCGTAATAATATTTGCTACGGTGTTGAGGGCGAAGTGACGGATGCAGAAATTGAAAAAGTAGCAGCTATGGCATATGTTGATGCGTTTATTCATGATTTACCAAACGGATATGCAACAGAGGTTGGAGAGCGCGGTGTGAAGCTTTCTGGAGGGCAAAGACAACGAATTGCGATTGCTCGAGCGTTACTACGAAATCCGCAAATCCTTATGTTAGATGAAGCGACTTCAAGTTTGGATAGTAAATCAGAGTCTGTCGTTCAAAAGGCATTAAATAACTTAATGAAAGGCAGAACAACTTTAGTTATTGCACATAGACTTTCTACTGTTGTAGATGCAGATAAAATTATCTTTATTGAAAAAGGGAATCTTACAGGAAGCGGTACGCACGATGAGTTATTACGTACACATGACATGTACCGTGAATTTGCAATGCAACAATTGAAAATTAAAGAAGGAGCATTATAG